A region of bacterium DNA encodes the following proteins:
- a CDS encoding YgiQ family radical SAM protein, translating to MRYQTPPPERPTFLPMSRYEMQRLGWDVCDVVLMTGDAYIDHPSYGVAVIARLIEAEGLRVGIIAQPHPSRVVDFTQLGKPRYFFGVTSGCADSMINNYSPTKRPRKFDNFSAGRIPGRRPDHAVVAYASTLKRIYPDVPVVLGGIEASLRRLAHYDYFDDEVKMSALSESGADLLVFGQGEKATREIVRVFVSGKGARGCRDIRGLAFRAGDDEDIAPHTGGDEIELPDFDAVAAEKMNFFNMAKADIKNIDPYTARPLVQRYGDHRLVINRPQPPMTTEELDEIYELPYVRTPHPKYKKQGAIPAFETVKFSLMTHRGCFGGCSFCPIYFHQGHHVTSRSEKGILDEANQVSKFRYFRGVISNIGGPMANMYQTQCSRVAGRRERESCSQDSCMYPEPCRNMKTDQRPYLELLQKILAIENVEQAFLASHVRYDLLEGDPCGQELLELILKVFSGPQFKCSPMHVSDAVIRRLRKYPNHATERFVANCSQTLKKIGADDVELVPYFMASHPGSTMEDALEVAQFMDERGIAQCQIHDFVPIPGTASACMYYTGMDPYTGETMYRPLSHRERKLQRALLQFYKPENARFVYEALIEAGRTDLIGDGPGCLLRAAPDEVRPPIAAGSHDEN from the coding sequence ATGAGATATCAAACCCCGCCGCCGGAACGCCCCACGTTTTTGCCGATGTCGCGGTATGAGATGCAGCGCCTGGGCTGGGACGTCTGCGACGTCGTGCTCATGACCGGCGACGCCTATATCGACCACCCCAGCTACGGCGTCGCGGTCATCGCGCGCCTGATCGAGGCCGAAGGCCTGCGCGTCGGAATCATCGCGCAACCGCACCCGAGCCGCGTCGTCGATTTCACCCAGCTCGGCAAGCCGCGCTATTTCTTCGGCGTCACAAGTGGTTGCGCGGACTCGATGATCAACAACTACTCGCCCACCAAGCGCCCGCGGAAGTTCGATAACTTCAGCGCGGGGCGGATCCCCGGCCGGCGGCCGGACCACGCCGTGGTCGCGTACGCGTCAACGCTGAAGCGCATCTACCCCGACGTGCCCGTCGTGCTCGGCGGAATCGAGGCGAGTCTGCGCCGCCTCGCGCACTACGACTATTTCGACGACGAGGTGAAGATGAGCGCGCTGTCGGAGTCCGGCGCGGATCTGCTCGTCTTCGGCCAGGGCGAAAAGGCCACGCGCGAAATCGTGCGCGTGTTCGTGAGCGGCAAGGGCGCGCGCGGGTGCCGCGACATCCGGGGGCTCGCGTTCCGCGCCGGCGACGACGAGGACATCGCCCCGCACACCGGCGGCGACGAGATCGAGCTGCCGGATTTCGATGCCGTGGCCGCGGAGAAGATGAATTTCTTCAACATGGCCAAGGCGGATATCAAGAACATCGACCCGTACACCGCGCGGCCGCTCGTGCAGCGATACGGCGATCACCGGCTGGTCATCAACCGCCCGCAGCCGCCGATGACCACCGAGGAGCTCGACGAGATCTACGAATTGCCCTACGTGCGTACGCCGCATCCGAAATACAAGAAACAGGGCGCGATTCCCGCGTTCGAAACCGTCAAGTTTTCGCTGATGACACATCGCGGGTGCTTTGGCGGATGCAGCTTCTGCCCGATCTACTTCCACCAAGGGCACCACGTCACCTCGCGCAGCGAAAAGGGTATCCTGGACGAGGCGAATCAGGTCTCGAAGTTCCGTTATTTCCGCGGCGTCATCAGCAACATCGGCGGGCCGATGGCGAATATGTATCAGACGCAATGCTCGCGCGTGGCGGGCCGCCGCGAGCGCGAAAGTTGCAGCCAGGATTCGTGCATGTATCCGGAGCCGTGCCGGAACATGAAAACCGATCAGCGCCCCTACCTCGAACTGCTGCAAAAAATCCTTGCCATCGAAAACGTCGAACAGGCGTTCCTGGCCTCGCACGTTCGCTACGATCTGCTGGAGGGCGACCCGTGCGGGCAGGAGTTGCTCGAACTGATCCTGAAGGTCTTTTCCGGCCCGCAGTTCAAGTGCAGCCCGATGCACGTCTCGGACGCGGTTATCCGCCGATTGCGCAAATACCCAAACCACGCGACGGAGCGATTTGTCGCCAACTGTTCGCAAACGCTCAAAAAGATCGGTGCGGACGACGTGGAGCTTGTGCCGTATTTCATGGCGTCGCACCCGGGCTCCACGATGGAGGACGCTCTCGAAGTTGCGCAGTTCATGGATGAGCGCGGCATCGCGCAATGCCAGATCCACGACTTCGTGCCGATCCCCGGAACGGCAAGCGCGTGCATGTATTACACGGGCATGGACCCGTACACCGGTGAGACGATGTACCGTCCGCTCTCGCACCGCGAACGCAAGTTGCAACGCGCGCTCCTGCAGTTTTACAAGCCGGAAAACGCGCGTTTCGTGTACGAGGCGCTCATCGAAGCGGGCCGCACCGACCTGATCGGCGACGGCCCCGGCTGCCTTTTACGCG